The Kwoniella newhampshirensis strain CBS 13917 chromosome 2, whole genome shotgun sequence DNA segment GACAGCTGATGGAACGAAGAGACGTACTGTTGTAGGGCATCGAGTCTAAGACGACGTCAGTGGCAGACAGAGGGATCGATTCAGCGCAACGTCGACGTTAGTTCCAATATAGCTACAGTATTGACTGTCAGTCCGCTGTTACAGTTTGGTGCCTCGAAGATAATCGACACTTGGAAAGCGAGTTAACGTGAGACATGACCTTTATATCCAGTCTCAAAGTCGTTGAAGGGCGATGGGTGACATCCCCTTTTCACGTCTACGGTGATCATTTCGCGAGATCTGGAATGGTTGAAGCTTCTAAGTTGTGCTCGTGCGAGTGCTGTATAATTGAACCCGTTCCGTTTCGTTTACCGGTAGCTACGCAACCCGCGCCTTGCACGAAGAGGTGAAAGCTGTCGGAAAGACTTGAGCGTACGTACTCCCTCTGACTAGCTATAGTTGGAGAAGCGACCTAGGACGGAACCAAAAAGGATGTGACTACAGCCTACTGCCTCAGACATTGAATCAAGCAAATGGATACTGTTGCGGCGGTACGTACTTCCGATCTGCCATCCTTGATACCCTCGTCGACAATTatcgacctcttccttcaCTATTGACTCAAGACAGATCAGAATTGACAGTCATACGACTCCCTTTGTCATTCATCGCAAATGATCCCGTCCGCTAGAAAAGATTGAGATCGTATTGTGTTCACTTCGCAATTTTACCATGGCCATCTACTGATAGTAGTAGCAGAGCCAAACTAGCCAAAACTCGCCAAAAGGCGCAATAGGTACTGTATACTTTAGGCTTTATATCTTCCTGCGTTCGATCGACCCAGACACTTGGCGATTAATGATGAGCGAATGTGATACCAGATGCTGATTTCCGGAAGCGATCTAACACTATCGGGGCAATAGGATATCGACGCAAGGAAAGACGTTATACTTTTCCTGTATGGCTGTGAGAGCTTAACGACAGATTGTTGGGATTTGATGACGACCGGAACTACCCTGGCGCAAGGATGGGGGATTTCACGCGATCAAACTTTTATCAACATGATCCCATCTGTATTGACCCAAGATCTTACCGTCGGAGCCGAGTCGTTTTCGGTAGCAACTGCAAGGAAGTAAAACGTAGGTCTGGGATCAGTCAGGATGACCTCGAGAGAGCCAGACAGTTGTCACTCGTGGAAACTGGTCACGATCACTCCGGGCCGGGCGCGGGCCAGTGCCGTTTCTTAACGGCTGGCAACGATGAAACTTTCACTCTGTCACAGCGGGACATGTAGCTGATGGTCCTGACTGCTCACGAGCCTGGCGAGCCTGGCAACGACTGTTACGCGTCATACATTATGAGTGAATATCTCAGGTCTGGTTTCCTTTGAATGATGTGGGTTGGGTGAGGTAATTACAAGACCAAGCGATCTGCGTAATCACTGGGAGGCAAGCTGGTCCAGAGAACTATAGCCAACGATCTGCAAGACTTTTTGTGTTCCACTTCGATATGAATCCTTCAAAGAAACACCACGACATCGGACTGCTATAACTTATGTTTCGGCATGGCCGGCTGCGTCCAATAACGATCACCGATCTGTACACCGGTACGTGGCCGCGGTCAGAGGATGCCGTCACCGATTCAGCAGGTCCCTGGCAACAACCAGAACGGTATCAGCTCTTCGAAGTCCGCATGCCAAGTGCAAAGAGAATCTTTGCACGTTCACGTGACGGCAGAAGCAAGTCCAGATGTTGGGGGCTTGGTGAAGATGCGTGCCCGGGCTTGAAAAGGCTCAGATCATATCTTCCCTTGGTCACGGTTGGCAGTCATCTGATCGATATTCTCTGCGCCGTACCCTCCTTTCCAGTTCTTTgcagctgatgatcttggcgATCGCAGGTAGAGTTAAACCGACAAACAGACCCGTTTGTACTGTCATTCGGAGCTTGGTGCAAAAATCCCTGTTGAACTGCATCGCGTTCTGCTATAGCAAAATCATCTGTGTACAATGGTTGAATCTCGGTCAGCTCGAGTCTCAGTGGCTGTGGTCTTCGACCTTCGTACCGAACACAAATACTCCTGGTATCCGTCGACGAATGGCCATGGATACCAGGTCGCTGGAGACTCTTTGCTTGCGGTGGTGCGTTTCTCTGCCAAGTACTGCCACTTTCGTACCGCGCTGGTCATAGATCTGGGGTGTCCGTTAAGGCACCATGGTAGCCTGCTGAGGCGGATCACGTAAAGTTAGTATCGTAAAAAGCGAAaaaaaaggagaagatgtcCGTGTCGGGAATAGAGTGGATCTTTCAAATGTTTTTGTTTTCAGTCGCTTCCCACTCCAAATGATAGATACTACGCGTCTTTGGGCCGGATCAGGCGAAATACTACGAGCTATCCCACCTATCCCAACATGATGATGGTTCATTTGTGTGGCCTACTACGATATGGTACACTAGTTTCGGCGCGAGGTACAGCTTTAGCGACAGCTCTGTCATGAGGCTTGGGCCGACCCGAACGaaatcatcatcgtcgtcatgtAGGACCTTTTTTGAGATCTGTCTGGCCTAGAGGGTGGACGACGTGTAGTGAAGAGAAAGCGAGCCAACACTCATAATGGCTGGAAGCGGCCATGGTATCCCTTTTCACTTTCTCTCCCATAAACCTTGTTCGTCTTTTTCAGGGAATACCTAATGGCATACACCTGTTCAAACCTGAGGGTGGCCAGGGCATCAAGAGCACGGCAGCAGAGTTGACTGGGCCGGCGTGTCTGCAGGCTTTCCTGTGTCTTTGCCACGTCGATCTTCTGCCCCTTTTGCTCTATGAGGGTATGAACTGCTTGGATGCTTGGATGCTTGGACACCTGGATGCTCGGACCCATACATCGCGGCTGCACTCCCGCAGCAGTGCTCAATGTTCTGGAACCGTTTCTGCGAGAGACCACTCCGGTCGGGATCCTGAAATGGCTCGTTGGATGGGGTGTCATCAATATTCATTTTTGTTTGTTTGTTGAGGCAGCGAGGCTCCGTTCGGACATTGAATCGCCCGAAAACGATCGTACGCAGCCCGCTCCATCAGGGGAAATCCCCCACGGACGATGATTATAGCCACCTTACCGTCTACCACGTTTCTGGGTAGGGAGAGCAAAGTGAACAATGATGAAAAATTAAATCGCACGAAGAGAATACCTCATGCATGCATGTACCTATGATCACGCTCTTCACACCATCCCAAACAGTCGGTCGTTTGATAGTCGAGTctcacactcaccgtcATCCAATCTCGTACATTTCAACCCATTCTACTACGGCACTTTTTCCCCTCCGccctctcaccctcttGCCCTCTtgcctccaccacctcaacGTCGGGAGAGTTCTCGGTGCCTTGGGAATCTCATAACCTTGAGTTTGGTACTACACCGAGACAAAACGAACGAACGAGGGCGACAGCTGGTGGTGCCCATCTTACGCTTTCATCACTTCCAAGATCACTTGCTCGCACCTTCACCTACTGTTTTCATAACCTTGGGGAGGTTGAGATAACACAAAGCGGCCTCGACAATCGTCCACGCAGCATTGCGAGCCACCTCGATCGACAACGCTCGCTCTCACATACAGCACATTCCCAGAACCCAATCGAAACGCCCATCCCTATCTCTTCTCGCGCCACTCCATAATCACTCCGCTTTCTCATCGTTCGACACTCGCGCAAAGCATATCAGCTCTTCCACTCTGATCACGTATCACATTGTACCGACCTTTCTTGTggatcagcttcatcgCGCAAATACGATAAGATTGTATTAGCTGGTCTAGCACAAGCGCGACATCTTGGATTGATCGATTCGGGTTTCAACCACTGCTACGACCATTCACGCTCCAAGCCTCCCATCCAATAATCCCGAATATCAATCAGATCTCCATCTACATTGCTAGACCACCCGCAGGGTGCTAGTCCGATCCATAGGTAAGTTTTGTTTATGATGGGCCCGCACCGTTCCGACTGCCTCTTCCAGTCAAGTAAGCGAAAGGAGGTGGCCGCATGTGCACCTCTAGACCCACCTTCTCAACGCTACAACGCTAGAGTACTTTCATCCATGTCGATTCCTGGCTGACACTCCACACCTCACCTCTGTCTAGTCCAATCCGTTGGGAATCTGCACTATGTCCGACTCCCCACCTTCGCaaacaccaccaccgacgacctcttccacctctgctGATCAGCCTTTCCCTACTGATCGCCCCTCGACCTCTGCTGAAAGGCCTTCAACATCCGCGGGCAAACGGCCTCGGACTGGGCCTGCTAAGAGAAGGGTGCCGACAGCGCGCTTGGATACAGCAGTTGTCGAGGATTTACCGGATCGACAGTTTTATCcagagggaggggaagacgaggaggagtatgatgacgaggaggacgaggaagaatcagaggaggagggtgtCTTCGCTTTCCACAGGCCAGTCACAGGTGCCGCCCCCGCTGGAACACTGTCGgacttctcctcatcggcACCAAATACAGGAATGTCTTTGATGCCCCCGTTGACTGGCAACACTGGTGAGACACACGGCACGAGAGGGTTGAGAGATACCCCAATGAGCGGCAGCGTCAACGACACGGTTCCCACACCCACTGGCGTGATAGACATCGGCGGGCATCTTCCGGAATTGACATACGATAAGGAGCACCCGCCTCCCCTCAGCGGTCGATACAATCCCAATAACTCCGTATTCGCGTTCTCTGCAAGCTCAAAGGCAGATTCCAAGTCAAATACGGGCAAGTCGCGTCGACTTGGGACGGGTGGATCATCTTTCGCGGCTCGAATGCACTTCCGCAAACCTGATACTGCTACGACTACTTTGACTGCAACGACCGAATTGACATCAGCTACGTCAGATGTTTCTTACGACTCAGCATTCTCCGATGGCgcctcatctcatcacaaTAGGCCGAAAGGAAACAGGAGAATGGCTTCCTCTGCTCCTCTTATATCGGAAAGTGAGGTGCAAAGCGAGGCGGGCACCAAGCGAGGGTACAGTCGGGGCAGTTATGGAATGACAGAACTCACAGGAGACATGACGGTGGCGGACGGAAAGACTACTTGGGGAGACGGTATGGGTGGtgtgaaggaaggaagcgaggaaggcgaaggaAGTATGGGAGGTGTCGACATGGAtatggtcgaggaggacagTCCTTACCCAGAAGTTCGGGTTTCCGTCTCCAATATCGACGATCCCGAAATGCCTGGTGAGCACAGAGCTTCTTTTACATCCATCTACGGACGACACCACTAAAATGAGCGTTGTAGCCTTGACTCTACGAGCTTGGGTGTTGGGGTTGTTTTTCACCGTGATCGCTTCAGGTGCCAACACCTTCTTTCACTTCCGACAGCCTGCGCCGTACATCACTCCCCTTATTGTTCAGTGAGTACATGCAAAGTCATTCTCCATGAGATCGATGCTCACGTCATCCTCAGAGTCGTGTCTTATCCAGCCGGAAAGCTCGCCGCTTGGGCTCTCCCAATCACGACCTACAATTTGCCTCGATTGCTAGGAGGCGGAGACTTCAGTTTCAACCCTGGTCCGTTCAATATCAAGGAGcacaccatcatcgtcatgatGGCGAACGTCGCTATTGGACCCGCCTACGCTTTATATGCCACAGTTTCGAGCGAACTATACTATAAACACAATTTCGGTTACGGCTTCGCGATCCTGTTAGTTCTCGCTACCCAACTTACCGGTTTCAGCATCGCCGGAATAAGCAGACGTTTCGTGGTATGGCCGGCGTCAATGATATGGCCAGGAAATCTGGTCGTGGCAACCAATTTGAATACCTTTCAcgcggaagaagatggattCACTGGTGGCATGAGCAGATTCAAATTCCTGATCTACGCTGGGGTTGGAGCCTTCGCCTGGTACTTCCTGCCTGGTGAGTTTGAAGAAGGGCACTCAACCGAGACAGTAACGGACGCTGATTGCTTCCCCAggcttcctcttcactgCTCTTTCATACTTTTCTTGGGCTTGCTGGATCCGCCCGAACAATGCGGTCGTGGCTCAGCTCTTCGGTGTTTCGACCGGGCTGGGTATGGGCATTCTCACCTTCGATTGGACACAGATCGCCTATATCGGGTCACCCTTGGCTGCTCCTTGGTGGGCAGAGGTGAACATCGGTTTGGGGTTCGTTAT contains these protein-coding regions:
- a CDS encoding OPT family small oligopeptide transporter, producing the protein MSDSPPSQTPPPTTSSTSADQPFPTDRPSTSAERPSTSAGKRPRTGPAKRRVPTARLDTAVVEDLPDRQFYPEGGEDEEEYDDEEDEEESEEEGVFAFHRPVTGAAPAGTLSDFSSSAPNTGMSLMPPLTGNTGETHGTRGLRDTPMSGSVNDTVPTPTGVIDIGGHLPELTYDKEHPPPLSGRYNPNNSVFAFSASSKADSKSNTGKSRRLGTGGSSFAARMHFRKPDTATTTLTATTELTSATSDVSYDSAFSDGASSHHNRPKGNRRMASSAPLISESEVQSEAGTKRGYSRGSYGMTELTGDMTVADGKTTWGDGMGGVKEGSEEGEGSMGGVDMDMVEEDSPYPEVRVSVSNIDDPEMPALTLRAWVLGLFFTVIASGANTFFHFRQPAPYITPLIVQVVSYPAGKLAAWALPITTYNLPRLLGGGDFSFNPGPFNIKEHTIIVMMANVAIGPAYALYATVSSELYYKHNFGYGFAILLVLATQLTGFSIAGISRRFVVWPASMIWPGNLVVATNLNTFHAEEDGFTGGMSRFKFLIYAGVGAFAWYFLPGFLFTALSYFSWACWIRPNNAVVAQLFGVSTGLGMGILTFDWTQIAYIGSPLAAPWWAEVNIGLGFVIFYWILAPILYYTNVWQTAYLPINVIQAADRFGQSYDIFNVLTPEVTLNRTAYAEYSPVYLSATFSMTFMLAFALATSLLVHTALYHGPRLWRSVRNIKTEADDIHMKLMRQYPEVPDWWYASLLVFVLVIGIVCIEVFHTGLPVWGYLISILLPFVYFIPAAFVFAMTSQQIAINLLAELIPGFVFQGQPIPSMIFKVFSVQTLIEGLSFVQDQKLGHYMKVPPRATFIAQLSATTLACFVQTGTKELLFAAVSDICSARQKSLLTCAMTKTFFTSTIIWGLIGPERLFSKGAMYYPQVFAALAGAILPIPLWLWVRKFPKSNLRNLNLPVIFNGGLYMPPASGINYSSWLATGFIFQFWLRRKKFAWWSKYNYVLSAAMDVGTALSAIVIFLVLDLPGASVAWWGNNVYQNTADWNGVGATHRLAPPTGFGPDTWKI